In Carya illinoinensis cultivar Pawnee chromosome 7, C.illinoinensisPawnee_v1, whole genome shotgun sequence, the following are encoded in one genomic region:
- the LOC122315118 gene encoding coatomer subunit beta'-2-like isoform X1, whose amino-acid sequence MPLSLKIEKEYVQNSERVKSVDFHPTEPWILASLYSGTLCIWNYQSQTMEKSFKVTESPVRSAKFIAREHWVVAGADDKFIRVYNFNTLDKTKEFEAHEDFIRSVTVHPTLPYVLSASDDKVIKLWDWEKGWVCTQTFEGHSHYVMQVAINPKDALTFSSASLDGTIKVWNLSSPAPIFTLDGHSKGVNCVDYFTGNDETKLLTGSDDFTAKVWDYQSKSCLQTLEGHQHNVTLICAHPELPIIITGSEDGTIRIWDATTYRLENTLNYDLGRVWVVGYKKGSDWVVFGCDNGTITVSLKSTYKKLRLGETTTWG is encoded by the exons ATG CCTCTTTCACTCAAGATTGag AAAGAATATGTTCAAAACTCAGAAAGAGTAAAATCTGTGGATTTTCATCCAACTGAGCCATG GATTCTTGCAAGTTTGTATTCAGGCACCCTTTGTATCTGGAACTACCAGTCGCAG ACAATGGAGAAGTCTTTCAAGGTCACTGAGTCCCCAG TTAGGTCAGCAAAGTTCATTGCACGCGAACACTGGGTGGTTGCTGGAGCAGATGACAAGTTTATTCGGGTATACAATTTCAACACACTGGATAAGACCAAAGAATTTGAGGCACACGAAGATTTCATCAGATCTGTGACCGTCCATCCTACTCTTCCCTATGTGCTGTCAGCGTCCGATGACAAAGTTATAAAGCTTTGGGACTGGGAGAAGGGTTGGGTCTGTACTCAGACTTTCGAGGGGCATTCGCACTATGTAATGCAAGTTGCGATCAACCCAAAAGACGCCCTTACTTTTTCAAGTGCATCCCTTGATGGAACCATAAAG GTATGGAATCTGAGCTCTCCTGCTCCAATCTTTACGTTGGATGGCCATTCGAAGGGTGTGAACTGCGTTGATTACTTCACTGGCAACGATGAAACGAAGCTTTTAACTGGATCTGATGATTTTACTGCTAAG GTGTGGGATTATCAAAGTAAAAGTTGCCTGCAAACCCTAGAAGGCCACCAGCACAATGTTACATTGATATGCGCTCATCCAGAGCTTCCCATAATTATTACTGGTTCAGAGGACGGAACTATTCGCATATGGGATGCCACCACCTATAG GCTCGAGAACACATTGAACTATGATCTCGGAAGAGTTTGGGTAGTTGGATACAAAAAAGGATCAGACTG